TGCCGTGGCCTTCACTTCGTACGGCAGGCGGCCCAGGATGCTGTCGTACTTCAGCAGGTGGGCGAGCGTCGCGTTGTCGGTCAGGTCGTTGACCGCGACGATCTCGATGTCCTTGCCGCTGGCGGCGACCGCGCGCCAGAAATTGCGGCCGATGCGACCGAAGCCGTTGACGCCTACGCGGATGCTCACGGAACCGTCTCCTCGTACGTGAATGGCGGGCTGAAACCTCAATCAGAACCCTATCGGACCCAAATTGGTTTAGACCACGTGAGGTCCCACCCTGTTTTTCCTCGATCAACACACATGGTTTGCCCTAGTCGAGTAAAGTGCCCGACTCATCACTGTCAACACGCCTATTTTCCGAGGACCTCTATATGACCCAGCAGAAGTCAGGACTGGTACCGGGCATTCTCGTGGGCCTGGTGGCCATGCTGGTCGGAGCGGCCGTCTACGGCGCCGTGGTCGGCATCACCGAGTACGAGATCGGCCTCGTCGCCGTCCTGGTCGGCGTGCTCGTCGGCCTCGGCATGATGGCCGTCAAGCCGTCCAGCCCTGTGCTGCCGCCGCTCGCCGCGCTGTTCGGGCTGGTGGGCGCCGCGCTCGGCACCGCCATCGGCGGGACCGTCCTCGCCGTCAAGTACGCCGGCGAGGAGGGTGGCAAGCTCGGCTACCTCGACGCCTTCACCTCGGTGACCGGCCTGATGCCTGACCTGATCGGCGAGGACCCCAAGACCTTGCTGTTCTGGGCGATCAGCGCCTTCGCCGGATTCTCGTTCGTCAACAAGCGCGTCAAGGCCGCCAGGGAGGCGGAGGTCGTGCCGATGGCGCCGCCGTCCGCCCCGGAGCAGCAGCCGGAGGGCAACCTCTTCACGCCGAAGAACCCGCAGGCCTGAACCTCCGGTGGGCGCCGCACTCGCGCGGCGCCCGCCCCGGCCGTACCCCCGTCTGCTTCCACGTGGCGGGCGAGCCGAGCTCACGGAGCCAGCATGTCCACGGTCAGGTTCGCCTCGGTGTTGGGGATGCCCAGGTCGGAGGCGCGCTTGTCGGCCATCGCCAGCAGCCGCCTGATGCGCCCCGCGATCGCGTCCTTGGTCAGCGGCGGGTCGGCGATCTGGCCCAGCTCCTCCAGCGACGCCTGCTTGTGCTCCACCCGCAGCCGCCCCGCGATGACCAGGTGGTCGGGGGCGTCGTCGCCCAGGATCTCCAGCGCCCGCTGCACGCGCGCCCCCGCCGCCACCGCCGCGCGGGCCGAGCGCCGCAGGTTGGCGTCGTCGAAGTTGGCGAGCCGGTTGGCGGTGGCCCGCACCTCGCGGCGCATCCGCCGCTCCTCCCAGGCCAGCACGCTGTCATGGGCGCCCAGCCTGGTCAGCAGCGCGCTGATGGCGTCGCCGTCGCGCACCACCACCCTGTCGACGCCGCGCACCTCACGCGCCTTCGCGTGAATCTTGAGCCGTCGCGCCGAGCCGACCAGCGCCAGCGCCGCCTCGGGGCCGGGGCAGGTGACCTCCAGCGACATCGAACGGCCAGGCTCGGTCAGCGAGCCGTGGGCGAGGAAGGCGCCACGCCAGGCCGCCTCCGCGTCGCAGGAGGCCCCCGCCACCACCTGACGCGGCAGCCCCCTGACCGGGCGGCCGTGGTTGTCGATCAGCCCGGTCTGGCGGGCGAGCGCCTCGCCGTCGCGGTAGACCCGCACGACGTAGCGCGAACCCTTGCGCAGCCCCGCGGGAGCCAGCACCAGCACTTCGGCCTTGTGGCCGAAGACCTCGCCAATGTCCTTGATCAGCCGGCGGGCGGTGGCGTTGGTGTCGAGCTCGGCCTCGATCACGATGCGTCCGCCCACCAGGTGCAGGCCGCTGGCGAAGCGCAGCAGCGTGGACACCTCCGCCTTGCGGCAGCAGGGCTTGAGCACCGGCAGTCGGCTCAGCTCGTCCTTCACCACACCTGTCATTGCCATAAGCGTTAGTCCTCCCCCATACAGACCGGCTCCCAAGAAGTCTCTCGCACCTTCGAGCGGCGCCGACCAGGATCAACGCTTCTGGAGGAAAATCTCGTCCAGGACGGAGGCAAGACGTCGTGGGTCGTGCCTCGGCGAGCCGTCCTCGGCCGCCACCCCGGCCGTGACCACCTGGCCACCCAGCGCGGCCGCGGACTTCTCCAGCGCGCCGAGATCATCGACCACGCCCGTGTCGGCCAGCACCACGTCGACCGTGAGGTCGGGCGCGTGCTGCCTGAGCACCTCCAGGTGCTGCTGGGGCGAGAAGTCGTCGGTCTCGCCCGGCTGGGGCGCGAGATTGAGCGTCACCAGCCGCCTGGCCTTGGTGAGGTGCAGCGCCTCGGCCAGCTCCGGCACCTTCAGGTGCGGCAGCACGCTGGTGAACCACGAACCGGGACCGAAGACCACCCAGTCGGCGTCGAGCACCGCCCGCACGGCCTCCTGGCTGGCCGGAGGGTTCTCGGGGACCAGCGAGATCGCCTGGACCCTGCCGGGCGTCAGCGCGCACGCCACCTGGCCGCGCACCGTCGAGATCACCCCGTCGAGCTCCACCTCGGCGACGATGTCGAGCGGGACGGAGGCCATCGGCAGCACCCTGCCCTGGGCGCCGAGCAGCCGTCCCACCCAGTCGAGACCGGCCACGGGGTCGCCGAGCAGCTCCCACAGCGCCACGATCAGCAGGTTGCCGACGGCGTGCCCGTGCAGGTCGCCTTCGCTCCTGAACCGGTGCTGGACCACCTCGCTCCAGGTGATGCCCCACTCGTCGGCGCCGCACAGCGCGGCCAGCGCCATGCGCAGGTCGCCTGGAGGGAGCACGCCGAGCTCCCGCCTCAGCCTGCCGCTGGAGCCCCCGTCGTCGGCGACGGTCACCACGGCGGTCAGCCGGTCGGTCACGTTCCGCAGCGCGGACAGCGACGCGTAGAGGCCGTGCCCACCGCCGAGCGCCACCACCTTCGGGCCCCGGCCCGCTCCCGCCACCTTCTCAACGGGCCGAGCCCCAGGCTCTCCCACGACCACCCGCCGCCCTACGGCAACACCACCTGCCTCGCGCACCACGCCAGCCGGTGAACCCACCGAATCGCCCGCACCCGCGACCTGCCGAGGGGCCACAGAACCATCCACCCCCGCGACCTGCCCAGCGGCCACCAGATCATCCGCCGCACCCCGGGACCCCAAGGAACCGGCCGCCGTGTCCCCGGGTATCACCGAACCAGCCGCCACCTGAGGGGAGACAGAGAAACCATCCTCCGCACTCCCAGAGAACATCGCGCCATCCGCCACACCCCGAGAACCCGAGGAACCGACCACCGCGCCGCCAGGGATCACCAAACCGGCCGCCGCCTCCGGGGAAACCGAGAGACCACCCTCCACACTCCCAGAGAACATCGCGCCATCCGCCACACCCCGAGAACCCGAGGAACCGACCACCGCGCCGCCAGGGATCACCGAATCGCCCGCCACCTGCGGGGAGACGGAGAGACCATCCTCCGCGTTCCCGGAGATCGACCCGCCCGCGCCCCGGAACTCCGAAGAACCGACCGCCGTGTTCGCAGGGACCTCCAAACCGGCCACCGTCTTCGGAGAATCCGAGAGACCGCCCTCCGTGTCCCCGGAGATCATCGAACCTTCCGCCTCACCTCTGGAGACCGAGGGAGCGGTCGGTTCTTCGGGAGTGGTGGTCTCGCTCGCTACGCGCTCGCGTCCATCCGTCACTCCCGACCCACATCCCGGTGACTCACCTGGACCTCCATCCCGCGGTCCCGCAACCGACCGCCGAGCTGTTCGGCCATGGCCACGCTGCGGTGCTTGCCGCCCGTGCAACCCACCGCCAGCGTCGCATAGCTCTTGCCCTCGCGCCCATATCCAGCCGCGACGATCTTGAAAGCCTCCTCGTACGCGTCGAGGAACTCCTTCGCGCCGGCCTGGCCGAGCACGTAGTCACGCACCGAGCTGTCGAGCCCGTTCATCGGCCGCAGCTCGGGCACCCAGTGCGGATTGGGCAGGAACCTGCAGTCGACCACCAGGTCGGCGTCGACGGGCAGGCCGTACTTGAAACCGAAGGAGACCACGTTGACCCGCAGCCCCGGCCGGTCGTCGCCGCCGAAGTAGGCGACGATCTTGTTGCGCAGCTCGTGGACGTTGTGGGCGGAGGTGTCGATCACCAGGTCGGCGTTGGCGCGCACCTCGCGCAGGATGCCGCGCTCGCGCGCGATGCCGTCGACCAGGCGCCCCTCGCCCTGCAGCGGGTGAGGCCTGCGCACGTTCTCGAACCTGCGAACCAGCTCCTCGTCGCTGGCCTCGAGGAACACCACGCGGACGCGGACGCCGCGCCCCTCGAGCTCCTCGATCGCGGCGTTGAGATCGGTGGTGAAGGCCAGGCTGCGCACGTCGACCACGGCGGCCACCTTGTCGGCGGCCAGCTTGACCCGCCCCGCCTCCTCGGCCATCGCGAACAACAGCCCCGGCGGGAGGTTGTCGATGACGAACCAGCCCAGGTCTTCGAGCGCCTTGGCCGCGGTGCTGCGCCCGGCGCCTGACATGCCGGTCACGATGACGAACGCGGTCTCGGCGCGTCCTTGATCCTCTGGGCTGCTCATAACCTCACTACTCCTGGGCAAGCCTCGACACGATCATCTCTGCGGTCGCGCGGCCGATGCCGGGAACCTCGCAGATCTCGGCCACACCGGCCTCACGCAGCCGTTTCACAGAGCCGAAATGCTTCAGCAGCGCCTGCCTGCGCGCCGGACCGAGGCCAGGCACGCTGTCGAGCGCGCTCTCCTTCACCGTCTTGGACCGCTTGGAACGATGGTAGGTGATGGCGAAGCGATGTGCCTCGTCGCGAACTCGTTGCAGCAGGTAGAGGCCCTCGCTCGACCGCGGCAGGATGACCGGCTGGTCGTCGCCGGGCAGCCAGACCTCCTCCAGGCGCTTGGCCAGGCCGCACACCGCGACGTCGTCGACGCCGAGCTCGTCGAGCGCTCGCTGCGCCGCCGCCGCCTGCGGCCCCGCGCCGTCGACCACGACGAGGTTGGGCGGATAGGCGAACTTGCGCGGCTTGCCGGTCTCGGGATCGATCGGCCCGTGCACGTCGTCTTCGGAGGCGAGCTCGCCTGTCGCCGACTTCTCCTCCAGATAGCGCTTGAAGCGCCGGGTGATCACCTCGTGGATCGAGGCGACGTCACCCTCCTTCGTCCGTACGGCGAAGCGGCGGTACTCGCTCTTGCGCGCCAGCCCGTCCTCGAACACCACCATCGACGCCACCACGTTCTCCCCCTGCAGGTGGGAGACGTCGTAGCACTCGATTCGCAGCGGCGCCTGGTCGAGGTCGAGCGCGTCGGCGATCTCCTGCAGCGCCTTGCTGCGCGCCGTCAGGTCGCTGCCTCGGCGGATCTTGTGCTGGGCGAGGGACTCCTTGGCGTTGCGCTCGACGGTCTCCATCAGCGTCTTCTTGTCGCCGCGCTGCGGCACCCGCAGCTCCACCCGGGCGCCGCGTTGCTCGGCGAGCAGTTCGGTGACCGCCTCGGCGTCCGGCGGCATCGCGGGGACCAGCACCTCCTTGGGGATGTCACCCTCGGCGTAGATCTGCAGCAGGAAGTGCTCGACCAGCTCGCCCGGCGTGGTCTCCTCGACCTTGTCGACCACCCAGCCGCGCTGACCTCTGATGCGCCCGCCGCGCACGTAGAAGACCTGGACCGCCGCCTCGAGCTGATCCTCGGCCAGCGCGATCACGTCGGCGTCGGTGGCGTCGGCGAGCACGACGGCCTGCTTCTCCAGCGCCCGCTGCAGAGCCTGGATGTCGTCGCGGATCCTGGCAGCCCGTTCGTACTCCTGCTCGCTGGCCGCCTCGCGCATGTCCTGCTCGAGACGCTTGATGAAGCGCCCCGTGTTGCCCGCCATGAAGTCGCAGAAGTCTTCGGCCAGGTCGCGGTGCTCCTGCGGGGTGACCCTGCCGACGCACGGCGCCGAGCACTTGTCGATGTAGCCCAGCAGGCACGGCCGGCCGATCTGGCCCGCGCGCTTGAACACCCCGGCCGAGCAGGTGCGCACGGGGAAGACGCGCAGCAGCAGGTCGACCGTCTCGCGGATGGCCCAGGCGTGGGAGTAGGGCCCGAAGTAGCGGGTGCCCTTCTTCTTGGCTCCGCGCAGCACCTGCACGCGGGGGAACTCCTCGCCCATCGTGACCGCGAGGTAGGGGTAGGACTTGTCGTCGCGGTACTTCACGTTGAAGCGCGGGTCGAACTCCTTGATCCAGGAGTATTCGAGCTGGAGCGCCTCGACCTCGGTGCCGACGACGGTCCAGTCGACGCTCGCCGCCGTGTCGAGCATGGTCCGGGTGCGGGGGTGCAGGCCCGTGAAGTCGGCGAAGTAGGAGTTGAGCCGCTGCCGCAGGCTCTTCGCCTTGCCCACGTAGATCACCCGGGCGTTGGCGTCGCGGAACCGATAGACCCCTGGAGAGTCGGGGATCGACCCGGACTTGGGCCGGAAACTCAAGGTGCTCGCCACGTTCAAAAGCCTATAGGCCGCCACCGACAACCAAGCTCTTCCCGGAGGACGGCAGGGAAACGGCAAGGCGCCCGCCGTACGGGAAGGTACGGCGGGCGGCGCGCTCACGCCAGCGTGATCGAGTCCCCTTCGACCTTGATGGCCACCTCGGGCAGCGGCTTGGTCGCCGGCCCGTCCTTGACCGACCCGTCCGCGATGCTGAACTTGCTTCCGTGGCAGGGGCAGTCGATCGTCCCCTCCGCGACCGACGCCACTGGACACCCCTGGTGGGTGCAGATGGCGCTGAAACACTTGAACTGGCCTGCCGTCGGCTGGGTCACGACGACCTTCTGCTCCTTGAAGATCGTCCCGCCTCCGACCGGCACGTCGGCCGTCGTGGTGAGTCCTGCCGTACTCGCTTCGCCGCCGGTGGCGGAGGTGGAGGCGGAGGGCGCCGCTGAGCCGGCCTGTGCCTGTGGGGCCGCGCTGGTCGTCGCCTCGCCGTCACCGCCACACGCCGCCAGCACCACGGCCAGGCCGCCCGCTCCCACACCCGCGATAACCGTCCTGCGGTTCTTAAGATCGTCTCGCATGCGAACCAACCAACCGCAGACAACTGAGAAATTTGTGAAAGAACGCGGCCTACGCCAGCGAAATCTTCTCGCCGTCAATCGTGATCTTCTTCTCCGCCAGCCCCTTGGTCGCCGGCCCGTTGGCCACGGAGCCGTCGGCGATGTTGTACTTGCTGCCGTGGCAGGGACAGTTGATGGTCCCGCCCTCGACGCTGTCCACCGGGCAGCCCTGGTGGGTGCAGATGGCCGTGAAGCACTTGAACTCGCCCGCTGACGGCTGCGTCACCACGACCTTCTGCTCGGCGAAGACCTTGCCGCCGCCCTCGGGGATCTCGGCCGTGCTGGCCAGTTCCTCCCCCGCGGGCTTCTCGTCCTGCTTCGACTGCGCGGATTCCGGAGCCGAGGAAGCGGGGGCCGCGGGCTCGGCCACGGTGTCGGCCGGCTGTCCGTATCCGGCGCAGGCGGTGAGCAGCGCGCCCAGGCTCACACCCCCGGCTCCCAGCACCACCGCGCGACGTGTCGCCTCTGCCATGATGATCACCCTCCAGGATCGCTGTCTCTTCTCAGGTACGGCCGCGCGTGCGCGCCGGTTCAGCCTTCCCCGAGCCGATCCTCGAAACCAGGTAGTTTTACCCGTTCACAGGATGACGATTCCGTCGCCCTCGACCTTGAGCGGGAACTCCGCCAGCGGCGCCTGGGCGGGGCCCTTGAGGCACTTGCCGCTGTCGAGGGCGAACTCGCTGCCGTGGCACGGGCAGGTCAGCACGCCGTCCTCGGGACGCGACACCGAGCAGCCCTTGTGCGGGCACCTGGCGGTGAACGCCTTGAAGACGCCCGAGGTGGGCTGGGTGACCACGATCTTCCACTCGTTGATCACCTTGCCGCCGCCCACGGGGACGTCGGCCTTCTTGGCGATGACCTTGCCCTTGATGCCGGGTGGCACGACCGCCGCGGCGGTGCCGTCCCCGCCTGCGCACCCGGCCAGCGCCACCCCGCACACGGCCACGCCCGCCGCTCCGAGCACCTCGCGCCGGCCCGGTGTGGGCATGCCACTACCCCGCTCCTCGCCTGCCATGTCGCCCCTCCGCGATCCCCCGACGCCCATGTCAGGCCGGGCCTTTACCTGCTATTCAGCATATTGAGGGCCCCCCGTGGTCCCGAATCCGGCCCCCGGGGGGTGGGCGGGGCGTCAGACAGAGAGGATCTTCCGCAGGAACCGGCCGGTGTGGCTCTCGTCCACGAGCGCCACCTCTTCGGGCGTGCCGGACGCCACCAGGGTGCCGCCGCGGGAACCGCCCTCGGGACCCATGTCGATGACCCAGTCGGCGGTCTTGATCACGTCGAGGTTGTGCTCGATCACGATCACCGTGTTGCCGCCGTCGACCAGTCGTCCGAGGACGCCGAGCAGCCGCCGGATGTCCTCGAAGTGCAGGCCGGTGGTCGGCTCGTCGAGCACGTAGATCGTCCGGCCCGTCTGGCGGCGCTGCAGCTCGGAGGCGAGCTTCACGCGCTGCGCCTCACCACCGGACAGCGTGGTCGCCGGCTGGCCGAGGCGCACGTAGCCCAGGCCGACGTCGTTGAGGGTCTGCAGGTGCCGCTTGATCGCCGGGATGGCGTCGAAGAACGACAGCGCCTCCTCGATCGGCATGTCGAGGACCTCGGAGATGGTCTTGCCCTTGTAGTGGACCTCGAGCGTCTCCCTGTTGTAGCGGGCGCCGTGGCAGACCTCGCAGGGGACGTAGACGTCGGGCAGGAAGTTCATCTCGATCTTGATGGTGCCGTCGCCGGCGCACGCCTCGCAGCGCCCGCCCTTGACGTTGAAGCTGAAGCGCCCCGGCTGGTAGCCGCGCACCTTCGCCTCGGTGGTCGCCGCAAACAGCTTGCGCACGTGGTCGAAGACCCCGGTGTAGGTCGCCGGGTTGGAGCGGGGGGTGCGGCCGATCGGCGACTGGTCGACGTGGACGACCTTGTCGACCTGGTCCATGCCGTTCACCCGCGAATGGCGGCCCGGCACCGTGCGGGCGCCGTTGAGCTCCTTGGCCAGCGCGTTGTAGAGGATGTCATTGACCAGCGTCGACTTGCCCGACCCTGACACTCCGGTGACCGCGGTGAACACGCCGAGGGGGAAGTCGATGTCGACGCCCTTCAGGTTGTGCTCGCGCGCGCCCTTCACCGTGATCTGCCGCTTCTTGTCGCGCTTGCGGCGCTTGGCGGGGATCGCGATGGACCTGCGGCCCGACAGGTAGGCGCCGGTCAGCGACTCCTCACTGGCGAGCAGGTCCTGGACGGTGCCCGAGACGACGACCTGGCCGCCGTGCTCGCCCGCGCCGGGGCCGATGTCGACCACCCAGTCGGCTGCGGCGATGGTGTCCTCGTCGTGCTCGACGACGATCAGCGTGTTACCCATGTCACGCAACCTGATCAGGGTGTCGAGCAGGCGCATGTTGTCGCGCTGGTGCAGGCCGATGGACGGCTCGTCGAGGACGTAGAGCACGCCGACGAGGCCCGAGCCGATCTGCGTGGCCAGGCGGATGCGCTGCGCCTCGCCACCGGCCAGGGTGCCCGCCGCGCGGTCCATCGTGAGGTAGTCGAGGCCGACGTCGAGCAGGAAGCCCATACGGGCGTTGATCTCCTTGACCACTCGCTCGGCGATGTGCATGTCGCGGTCGGACAGCTTCAGCGCGGCGAGGAACTTGGCGCACTCGCCGATCGACATGCCCGAGACGTCGGCGATCGACTTGTCGGCGACGGTCACGGCCAGCGAGACCGGCTTGAGCCGCTTGCCCTCGCAGGTCGGGCACGGGATCTCGCGCATGTAGCCCTCGAAGCGCTCACGCGTGGAGTCGCTCTCGGCCTCGGCGTGCCTGCGCTGCACCCACGGGATCACGCCCTCGTAGGTCGTGTAGTAGGAGCGCTGCCTGCCGTAGCGGTTGCTGTAGCGGACGTGGACCTGCTCGTCGTGCCCGTAGAGCAGGGACT
This window of the Nonomuraea africana genome carries:
- the whiA gene encoding DNA-binding protein WhiA, coding for MAMTGVVKDELSRLPVLKPCCRKAEVSTLLRFASGLHLVGGRIVIEAELDTNATARRLIKDIGEVFGHKAEVLVLAPAGLRKGSRYVVRVYRDGEALARQTGLIDNHGRPVRGLPRQVVAGASCDAEAAWRGAFLAHGSLTEPGRSMSLEVTCPGPEAALALVGSARRLKIHAKAREVRGVDRVVVRDGDAISALLTRLGAHDSVLAWEERRMRREVRATANRLANFDDANLRRSARAAVAAGARVQRALEILGDDAPDHLVIAGRLRVEHKQASLEELGQIADPPLTKDAIAGRIRRLLAMADKRASDLGIPNTEANLTVDMLAP
- a CDS encoding gluconeogenesis factor YvcK family protein, translated to MVALGGGHGLYASLSALRNVTDRLTAVVTVADDGGSSGRLRRELGVLPPGDLRMALAALCGADEWGITWSEVVQHRFRSEGDLHGHAVGNLLIVALWELLGDPVAGLDWVGRLLGAQGRVLPMASVPLDIVAEVELDGVISTVRGQVACALTPGRVQAISLVPENPPASQEAVRAVLDADWVVFGPGSWFTSVLPHLKVPELAEALHLTKARRLVTLNLAPQPGETDDFSPQQHLEVLRQHAPDLTVDVVLADTGVVDDLGALEKSAAALGGQVVTAGVAAEDGSPRHDPRRLASVLDEIFLQKR
- the rapZ gene encoding RNase adapter RapZ — its product is MSSPEDQGRAETAFVIVTGMSGAGRSTAAKALEDLGWFVIDNLPPGLLFAMAEEAGRVKLAADKVAAVVDVRSLAFTTDLNAAIEELEGRGVRVRVVFLEASDEELVRRFENVRRPHPLQGEGRLVDGIARERGILREVRANADLVIDTSAHNVHELRNKIVAYFGGDDRPGLRVNVVSFGFKYGLPVDADLVVDCRFLPNPHWVPELRPMNGLDSSVRDYVLGQAGAKEFLDAYEEAFKIVAAGYGREGKSYATLAVGCTGGKHRSVAMAEQLGGRLRDRGMEVQVSHRDVGRE
- the uvrC gene encoding excinuclease ABC subunit UvrC — encoded protein: MNVASTLSFRPKSGSIPDSPGVYRFRDANARVIYVGKAKSLRQRLNSYFADFTGLHPRTRTMLDTAASVDWTVVGTEVEALQLEYSWIKEFDPRFNVKYRDDKSYPYLAVTMGEEFPRVQVLRGAKKKGTRYFGPYSHAWAIRETVDLLLRVFPVRTCSAGVFKRAGQIGRPCLLGYIDKCSAPCVGRVTPQEHRDLAEDFCDFMAGNTGRFIKRLEQDMREAASEQEYERAARIRDDIQALQRALEKQAVVLADATDADVIALAEDQLEAAVQVFYVRGGRIRGQRGWVVDKVEETTPGELVEHFLLQIYAEGDIPKEVLVPAMPPDAEAVTELLAEQRGARVELRVPQRGDKKTLMETVERNAKESLAQHKIRRGSDLTARSKALQEIADALDLDQAPLRIECYDVSHLQGENVVASMVVFEDGLARKSEYRRFAVRTKEGDVASIHEVITRRFKRYLEEKSATGELASEDDVHGPIDPETGKPRKFAYPPNLVVVDGAGPQAAAAQRALDELGVDDVAVCGLAKRLEEVWLPGDDQPVILPRSSEGLYLLQRVRDEAHRFAITYHRSKRSKTVKESALDSVPGLGPARRQALLKHFGSVKRLREAGVAEICEVPGIGRATAEMIVSRLAQE
- a CDS encoding Rieske (2Fe-2S) protein, translating into MRDDLKNRRTVIAGVGAGGLAVVLAACGGDGEATTSAAPQAQAGSAAPSASTSATGGEASTAGLTTTADVPVGGGTIFKEQKVVVTQPTAGQFKCFSAICTHQGCPVASVAEGTIDCPCHGSKFSIADGSVKDGPATKPLPEVAIKVEGDSITLA
- a CDS encoding Rieske (2Fe-2S) protein, yielding MAEATRRAVVLGAGGVSLGALLTACAGYGQPADTVAEPAAPASSAPESAQSKQDEKPAGEELASTAEIPEGGGKVFAEQKVVVTQPSAGEFKCFTAICTHQGCPVDSVEGGTINCPCHGSKYNIADGSVANGPATKGLAEKKITIDGEKISLA
- a CDS encoding Rieske (2Fe-2S) protein, coding for MPTPGRREVLGAAGVAVCGVALAGCAGGDGTAAAVVPPGIKGKVIAKKADVPVGGGKVINEWKIVVTQPTSGVFKAFTARCPHKGCSVSRPEDGVLTCPCHGSEFALDSGKCLKGPAQAPLAEFPLKVEGDGIVIL
- the uvrA gene encoding excinuclease ABC subunit UvrA — translated: MADRLIVRGAREHNLKDVSLDLPRDSLIVFTGLSGSGKSSLAFDTIFAEGQRRYVESLSSYARQFLGQMDKPDVDFIEGLSPAVSIDQKSTSRNPRSTVGTITEVYDYLRLLWARIGKPHCPACGRPIARQTPQQIVDRVMELDEGTRFQVLAPVVRGRKGEYAELFRELQTKGFARARVDGTVIRLEEPPTLKKYEKHDIEVIVDRLSVKESSRRRLTDSVETALTLSGGTITLEFVDLPDDDPGRERFYSEHLYCPYDDLSFEELEPRSFSFNSPFGACPECTGLGTKMEVDPDLVVPDPEKTLGDGALNPWAGGHTSEYFVRLVEALGLTMGFNLDTPWEKLSKKAQKSLLYGHDEQVHVRYSNRYGRQRSYYTTYEGVIPWVQRRHAEAESDSTRERFEGYMREIPCPTCEGKRLKPVSLAVTVADKSIADVSGMSIGECAKFLAALKLSDRDMHIAERVVKEINARMGFLLDVGLDYLTMDRAAGTLAGGEAQRIRLATQIGSGLVGVLYVLDEPSIGLHQRDNMRLLDTLIRLRDMGNTLIVVEHDEDTIAAADWVVDIGPGAGEHGGQVVVSGTVQDLLASEESLTGAYLSGRRSIAIPAKRRKRDKKRQITVKGAREHNLKGVDIDFPLGVFTAVTGVSGSGKSTLVNDILYNALAKELNGARTVPGRHSRVNGMDQVDKVVHVDQSPIGRTPRSNPATYTGVFDHVRKLFAATTEAKVRGYQPGRFSFNVKGGRCEACAGDGTIKIEMNFLPDVYVPCEVCHGARYNRETLEVHYKGKTISEVLDMPIEEALSFFDAIPAIKRHLQTLNDVGLGYVRLGQPATTLSGGEAQRVKLASELQRRQTGRTIYVLDEPTTGLHFEDIRRLLGVLGRLVDGGNTVIVIEHNLDVIKTADWVIDMGPEGGSRGGTLVASGTPEEVALVDESHTGRFLRKILSV